The Cervus canadensis isolate Bull #8, Minnesota chromosome X, ASM1932006v1, whole genome shotgun sequence genome contains the following window.
tgccTGTGTGACATTCCCTCCCTGTCCGTACCAACTTCCCTTCATGAGCAGGAAAACCCCATGGGGGCCACTAGAATAGCCTCCTCACTACCCTACCcagttctcctcctcctcacgGCCTGTGAAGGCTTCACTCAGCTCTCCCCTGAAACCTGCTGGGTGCCTGTGTTGTCGCAGAGAAAACCCCACCTGTGTGTCTGAGAGCTCTCAGGTCTGGCCTACCTGTCCTGTTTGGGGTCAGGCAGTAGCTGCATGCTCCCATTTGTAGAGGATCTGTCACATGGTGGGCCACATGCATAGCTGCCCTGCAGGGAAGGTCCTCTGTGTTTTTCATCTTACGGAGGAGGAGGCCAGGCCCCTGGCAGCTGGCCCCAGTTCCCACAGCCTGCAAGTGACAGAGTTGGGGTCTGAACCTGGCCAGCTGAGCCCCAGAGCCCATGTTCCAGCCATTTCCTAAGCCCTCCCTGAGTATTGCGATCCTGATCTCCATGTATCTCTCTTCTCCATTCTCGTGTGTGCCTGTTGTTGACCCTGGTGAgggcactgaggcccagaggcgTTACAGCCACTGGCCCAGAGTGCCCAGCACAGGCATCCAGTTGTTGGCGAGAGGCACCACTGGCCTCAGGACCCTGCCTCACCTGGTCCAAACTCCAGGTTGCATCTGCAGCTTCACCTGGCGTAGGTCATCCAGGAAGCTTTCCATACCCCCACAGCTGTGCCTTTTGGTCTCAACCCCAAGTTCCCACTCTGTTCGTGATCTAGTGCCCATGGCTGGGCTTTGCTCAGACCCCAGTCCTTCCCAGTTTGGGGCTTGTGTCATGGGTCTCTCTCGATGCAAGCCGGAGGGCAGTCCGTTCGTGAAGGGCCAGGTTTGCATCCCAGCTTTCCTCGCTTTGTGGCTGCAATAGCCCGTTGGCAGACCACTCATGCCCACCGTTCTTGAGCTGCTGGCTCGCTTGCTCTCTCAACATTCTCTGCCCCTGAAGGTCCTTACACTGCCATGCTTCACCTTGCAGCCCACCCTTCCTTCCTTTGATTCCCTCTGCAAGTCTGGGGCTGAAAGCTGAGACTGGGTACTGGTAGGGGGCCGGGGCTGTGATCACTGGGGGAGAATCCCTGAGAGAGGGAGTGGATACAGTGTGTGCACAACCCCTGTGACTCCCTTGAGGTCCCGGAGACCTCCAGCCAGCACTTGGTACCCACAGCCCCATTGTGCTGAGCCTGCCCCAATCCCTATCACCCCGTACAGATCCGTGGCCAGCTGCAGTCCCATGGCATCCAAGCACGGGAAGTCCGGCTGATGCGGAACAAATCCTCAGGTGAGCTTTCGTTCCAGTACCCTCCCCTTCTGCTGGCCAGCCTCAGCCTCCGagtctccctcctgcctctgccttctcccccaccctccccaccctgccttccTGCCACAGCTGGGAATGGGCCACTTGGGGGtaccctctcttctcttcccccctcctcccaccctcctcacAGCTCTGGCCAGGAGCCTCTGATGCAGGGCTGTTGGGGAGGGGGTGCAGCTGTGAGCTGCGCTGAGTgctccctgggggcagggccagggccaggctcCGGGGATCATCCTCTGTGGGACTCTTGAGGATCTGAGACGGTAACCCCGTCCCCCTTGTAgactcccttccttccctcttcttctccttcccctgctccttGCTCTCCCTGACACTGTTCTGGTAACAGCCTCTGACCAGAAAGTAGGTCCCACCTATGTGTCCcaggaggggaggcagaggatggctCTTGTCCAAGAGTGCATCCCAAGGAACAGCCCAGGTTGCTGGCCTCGCTcgttccctccctccctctttcagGCTGCTTGGAGCTGGCCTGAGGttagtgggtggggtggggtgtctcTGCAGGATCTCTGGCCCAGGCTACCCAAGTCAGGCCCAGTGGGGCCTCACTCTGCCTGGGCTGCTCTCTCCATCTTCAGTTTCCTCCCCactcctccatctctctctctctctgtgtgtgtgtgtgtgtgtgtgtgtctctgtcccTACCTCTTGCTCTCTCTGTAATTATACCATTTCATCCTCCTGTGCATTCTAACGGTTATTCTTTTGGAGATCAAGCATGCCCCGCCGTGTCTACACCCTCCCAGTGTGTGCACCTCCAAAGAAGGAGTTGCTTTCCGGCGGCCTCAAGCCCTGGATCCTTCTCCCAGCCCTGGCCAGGCCTGGAGTCTCTCTTGGTAGCATGTTGGTCTTGCTCTGCTGCACCCTAGCCAGGCTGGCAGGATTCTGGTCTCCCTGGGGTGGTGTCCCAGGTGCAGCCCCCTCTGCGGCCCCAGGTGTTCCTACCAGGGCCCTACAGATTCTTGAAGGTCTCCTTGGACCACCTGGCCCCCATTCTCCTGCCATCTTGGAGGACCTGGACTGAGGTGGCTACAGTCTTCCCAGCTTGGCCCTGAGGTGGCTCCCTGGGGAGTCCTACCTTCCCTGCATGGTGGTGAGGCTGAGGGGGACATTGTATCTCTGACTCACCCTGATTCCTGATGGTCCTGGAGCCTCCCCAGCCTCACCAAGCAGCCTAGCCCCGCTTCTCTTTTGCTCCTTCCATTACACCCATTGCGGGACCCCTCCTGAGCTGCCCTGGCCTCATACTGGGCCCCACCATTCCAGTGTTGATTCTGGCCTATGTGAAACCATCAGcctccccctctgccctccttccttctctggagaCAGACCTCTCCTTGTACCTTTTCCCTCCCAGCTCCTTCTCTCCGTCTCTGTCACCCCAGGCTGTCTGGGCAGGTGTGCCTGAGCCCCtatctctctgtctttcttcccAGCTGCCGTGTGTGTATCCCCCGCCCCAAACTCCTCTCCGGCTGTGTTTTCctgcctcccttcttccctccttcctgcccctcccgACCATCTCCCTGGCCTCCCACACCCTggtctttctctctttgcttttctctctccctttcttcctttttcctctctccacttccctctctgccccccacccccagtcctctCCCCTCGGGTCCCGCCCCCGGGAACGCCGTGTGTCCAAAGCTGTTGACTAACCCACTGCGTCTGTATCTGAATGCTGTCTCCAGGTCAGAGCCGGGGCTTCGCCTTCGTCGAGTTTAGTCACTTGCAGGACGCTACACGATGGATGGAAGCCAATCAGGTTGCTTTGCCGCACTTGAACCCCCCCCCAAACAAATACTACTTTGTAATCGAGCGCTCCCCATCGCCTGATTCTTACGGACACAGTTCCCTGCCCTGTGGTCCTGTGTCCCATCCCCCCCAACCCCTCTCTCTACCCCTTCCTGACCCTCACTAtctcctcttcctgtctctcGCTACCCACTGGGCTTCCCATTAAGAGCTCACACTCGCCACTGGCCCTTCCTGCTGGTCAGGCACTAGctctgcctctcctcctctcccagctGAGCTTTCAGAGGAAGGGCTGCCTTGGGGGTGGTAGGGGGGTTCTTCCACCCAGGTGCCCACTCCCCGGGGGACCACCTTGCCCTGGGGtgaggcagagccaggactttgtTTCACTCAGGCACCACTGCAAGTCCAGCCACTGGGGAAACTTAGTTGGTGGCATACTAACTAGCAAGTCCCATTTTGCCAGCTCTCTCTCTGTGAGCTCGGCCCTGTGATTTCCATAGGACAGGCCAGCAGGGTTCTATTGATCTAAAGTACCAGTCAGGGGTCATAGTTTCATTCACCAGGACAGTTTGGTGCCCCACCCCTCCCACTGTACCTGGCCCGCCCAGGAGTCTCCACTGGGGACAGGCCTGCCCTCCCAGCAAGGAGTCTTGCTGTCCAGAAGGGAGGGGTCCCTGTCCAGCTCGCTCCCCCAGCCTGGCATGGGCTCCTAACCCAGCAGCTTTGGGACCTTCAGAGACCCAAAGCTTCTGCTCACCCACCCAGAGCCCAGCTCACTGCTGTGGGGCACTGTGCCTTGGGCGGGGGGAAGGGGAATGGGGCAATGTGGTGCAAGGGGGCTCAGCAGGGGCTGCCCTGGGGCCATCTCTGCTGGTCCACAGGCTAGTGGGCCCAAGGACCCAGCTGGCCACGGGAAGACAGCTTCACTGCAGGACCGTCCATCTTTTAAATAtggctctttctttctccccttctccagCACTAGCGCGCgtgcgctctctctctctttctctcccctcctctccctcccctccctgtcccccctCATCCCAAGTGTACCCTGTGTAGTGCTGGCCCTGGGTGTGGCCTGGCAGTGTCAGGGCTGAGTGGGGGTTTGCCGCACTGTCCGGCAAGCTTCGGGCGGCCGAGCACTGTGTGCCTGGTGGAGTGTGTTCACGTGTGCGTGCCCGGAAAGGCAGCAAACAGCTGCGCCCGAGGGCTGTggctctttccctccctccttcccttccttcttcccttgtcAGTTCTCCGACCTCCCTCCGTTCCCTGTCCCTCATCCATCCAGCTGAAGGGCTCGCTCACTCTCTTCTCCTGTGCTGAAACGGTGCGTGGGGCACTGCTGCCCAGGCCTCACTGTGCTCTGCTTTTCCCCGCAGCACTCCCTCAACATCCTGGGCCAGAAGGTGTCCATGCACTACAGCGACCCCAAGCCCAAGATCAATGAGGACTGGCTGTGTAATAAGGTACAGGGGCGGTGGGCAGCAGGTGCTGTGGATTGAGACAACCACAGCAGGGGTGGCGACGTGTCTGTCTCCCTGGGGCCTCTGAGTGGTGTGGGCATGGAGGAACTGGCTCAGCTCCAGCAGCACTGCTCCTTGCCTCCTCCTCAACCCCCCTCCCTGTCTACCCAGCCAGCTGCCAATTCATACTGAGCTTTCACTCAGTGCCAGGCTCTGCCCTCATGCAGCACGATCTTGCCTGAGGCCCCAGTAGATGTCACACAGACGTTTATGTGAGTGACTAGTGATGGTGAAGCATAACATGGTGTATGAAAAGTGGGCATCAGGGCCAGATTGGCTGAAATTAGACTCCCTCAAAATCTCCCTTGATTTTGGTCAGAGTATTGAACCTCTCTTTGCCTCACTCTCCCCATCttgaaaatgcaaatacaaaaTACCCAGAGGTGGTCAGAAGGATTGAAATGCAGTCATGAGGGTAGCACTCGGAACAGCACCTGTCAGCTGTTGTCCTGAATAACGTGAAGGGTGTTCTGAGAGCTTGTGTCAGGTGACCCAACCCCTGGCAAAACCAGGTCCACAGAAACTGACTGTACATGCTGTAGGTCTTTGAGGTCATGTTCCCtgggaggaggctgaggctcagagagatggaaCCTCGAACTGTGTTTTATTCTGATCATGGGCTGTGGGTGCCACCGTGGGTTCAGGTCTCCCCTCAGGCCAACCCCACCTCCTGCAGCCAGCTGGCAGCCCTGAGACCTAAAGGGAGTCCTGAGAGCTTGCAGGGGGGCCCCGAGTCTCTCCTCAAGAAGAACTCTGCCCAGTAAAGTGGAGTGGGGCGTGGAGGCGAGGAGTTGGGTGGCACCTCtttgtttgaaaatgaaaagagtaaTACCAGAAGACAGATGTCCAACCTCTCTGAAGAGAGGGACCGGAGGACTCACTCCATCTCTCCTGTATTTTCAGATACTCCTTGAAACTAGGGCAGtctgttctttcctctcctttatcTACCACATCCTATTGCTCTCTGGTCTTGTCAAGTCCATCACACAAACGCCTTCCATTGCCATTCCCACTGTGCAGGCTGGTCCTCACCCCTCCTCCAGACAGTCGCCATGGTCCCCTCTCTGGTGGTCTGGCCTCTTGCCTGTCTCCCATTCCCTCACCTTTGGCATTCCTCACACCCACTTCTGACTATGTCCCTCCTTCTCTGCTGAAAACCTGCACATATCTGAACATGAGTGTGATGCTCCTCTGGGATCTAGTGTCACCTTACTTCTCCAGCCTTGGCTTTTgcctttctccccaccctcctaCGCCAACTACACAAAATGTCTTGTGTCCTCTGCTAGCAAGCACTTCCCAGCAAAACCAAACCTCTGGACCTCCCAGGTGAAACAGCCATGTGGACTATACCCAGCTGAGTAAGCTGGGCCTCAAGGCCCACTCCTCTCCTGGAGTCCCTGGTGGTGACCATTTCCAGACTGACCTGCTGCCCCTCTGTGCTACATCCGCTCCCTACTGTTAGGCCGCATCCTGCAGAGACCCTGGCATGGGAACAGTGCTCAGGACTTGACCGCGGATCAGAGACAGAAATGTGGTGAAAACTGGGGGTCTCCAGAGGCTGCAATGCCCAAGGCAGATTTATTTCTCAAGAGTGGCAGGATCTAACCTCAAGTTGAAGGGGTGAGGCCTGGCAGGAGAGGGGCTACTGACTTTTTAAGGATAGAAAAGTGATGAAGGTTTCTGAGAAGGAAAGTACGTTCTGGAAAGAGGAACCTACTAAAAGGACTTTGGAGGCAGAAACGTCTCTGAGCTGGTCCCTTGGAGGAGACAGCAGTTGGTAACAGAGGTGGGGGGTGGATTATGGACTCCTGAGTTGAGGGGTGGCCGCTGAGGAGAAATTTGAAACCATGTAAAGAGTCGTGTGTCTGAGAATGACAGCCATTCCCCAAAGCCCcttgctcccccctcccccaaccctgggaCCTTCCTGGGGCATGGTGGGATCCCTGGAAGATTTCTGGATCCACGTTTGGAGGGTGCAACGGaaagcccccaccccctgctgcctCTGACAGCCTGGCCTGTGCCTCACAGTGTGGTGTCCAGAACTTCAAACGCCGTGAGAAGTGCTTCAAATGTGGGGTGCCCAAGTCAGGTACGGCCTTCCTACCTCTCTCTTCCTTGGGACATTGTGGGGAGAGGGGCGAAGGGTGATGGGTCAGAGCTCTGGAAGGAGGGTAACCAGCCTGAGAGCTCCTTCCCGTTTGTCACCGGCCTCTCTCCTGATGCCCCTAGCAGAGGCGGAGCAGAAGCTGCCCCTGGGCGCAAGGTTGGATCAGCAGACGCTGCCGCTGGGGGGTCGGGAGCTAAGCCAGGGCCTGCTGCCCCTGCCACAGCCCTACCAGGCCCAAGGAGTGCTGGCCTCCCAGGCCCTGTCACAGGGCTCGGAGCCAAGCTCAGAGAACGCCAACGACAGTGAGTCCActgctccttcctccctgccttaGGGTGTCTAGGCTGGGCTCCCTGAGGCCAGAGAGACAGTGGTGACCAGGACTTAGTCTTCCTGGGGGTCCGCCGGGTTGCAAGTCAGACACATAATGTAGGGAGAGTAGAAGAAGAGCATTACCAAACTCTACTTGAAGGGTGTGTTGAGATGATTCTCAGCAGGCAGGTGACTGAGCTGGGACTTGGGCTGACAAGCAGAgaggaagaggtgggaagaagcaGTGGGTACAAGAACATGGAAGCCAGGGACAGGAAGCAGTGGGGAGCCAGCAGAGGCCAGGGCTGGAGGGGATTATCGGTGCTCCCTAATGCCGGGTCCCTTCCCACAGCCATCATTTTGCGCAACCTGAACCCACATAGCACCATGGACTCCATCCTGGGGGCCCTGGCACCCTACGCAGTGCTGTCCTCCTCCAACGTCCGTGTCATCAAGGACAAGCAGACTCAACTGAACCGTGGCTTCGCCTTTATCCAGCTCTCCACCATCGTGGTGAGGGCGGCACAGGGGGGGGCCGGGCAGCCAGGGTCCCGGcccccagggcagggaggagggacccTGACCCTAGCTCCCCAACCGCGGCCCCAAACCTGGAAATGGGGCAATGGAGCCGGGGGCCTCCCCGGGCCTGACCCTTGTGCCCTGCCCCCCCCCAGGAGGCAGCCCAGCTGCTACAGATCCTGCAGGCCTTACACCCACCACTCACCATCGACGGCAAGACCATCAACGTTGAGTTTGCCAAGGGTTCTAAGAGGTCAGGGCCCCACCTGTGTCCCTTCTCAGCCTGCCCCCCAGCTTGGGGCCTCCTGTCTCACTTCCAGTCTCTGACATCCTCCCCAGGGATATGGCCTCCAACGAAGGCAGTCGCATCAATGCTGCCTCTGTGGCCAGCACTGCCATTGCCGCGGCCCAGTGGGCCATCTCACAGGTACTCAGAGGTTCTCCTCCACCCCAGCTCCCCCGTCCTGGGCCGCCTccaccctcccccttcctctctgcaAACAGGAGGGCTGCCTTGCTGTGGTGGCTTCCCGTGGACCAGAAACCCTCTCCTGGTGGTTGCCGGTGTGGGCTGCAGGGGCCTCACGGCAGCTCCCTTCCCCAACCCCTCctcccaggcttccctttccagggccacacagctgcttttctcttctgtttggtGGTCACATGTCATTGTGAATTGTTTCAACTTTTTTTGATAAAAGGGAACTTAGAAGTGGCTGTAAGAAAATTGGGAGAGGAAAATAGAGGAGGGGAGGATGGTATCTTCCCTGGTCTGACCCCCAACCTATATAACACAAGCGCATCTAGCAGTGTCAGCTCTGGGAGTGTTTTGGCACGTGTCTTtgttccagtcttgtttttgtcaCCACCCCGCTCTGCTGTGGCCCGGTGTTCCTTGTCTGAAGGCTGCATGCTTTCTGTCAGCAGACAGACACTAGCTTCACTTGTGGGCAGATGCCTCTTAGCCGGTTCCCCTCCCCTCTTTGCCACCTCCTCTGCTAATGagcccctcccacctgcccctcaggcctcccagggtggggagggtgccTGGGCCACCCCCGAGGAGCCAACGGTCGACTACAGCTACTACCAACAGGATGAGGGCTATGGCGGCAGCCAGGGCACAGAGTCCTCTCTCTATGCCCATGGCTACCTCAAGGGCGCAAAGGGCCCCGGCATCACTGGAACCAAAGGGGACCCGGCTGGAGCAGGTGAGCCCCAGCGTCTCCCCTAAACTCACAGTGTGGAATGGCACAACTAGGGTCCTGGGCCCTGCCATTCACATTCTCTCTTCTCCATTGCCCTTCCCAGGTCCCGAGACCTCCCTGGAGCCTGGGGTGGACTCTGTGTCCCTACAGGCTTTCTCCCGTGCCCAGCCTGGTGCCACTCCTGGCGTCTACCAGCAGTCAGCAGCTGAAGCAAGCGGGAGCCAGGGCGCTGCCAACAGCCAGGTGAGGAAAATCAAGGGGGAGGGTTCTTGGGGGGCTCCTGGGTGACATGGGGTCACTGGCAGACACTGAGCCCTGTTCCCTGTTCTTGCCCCCATGACCAGTCATATACCATCATATCACCCGCTGTGCTCAAGTCAGAGCTCCAGAGTCCCACCCATCCCAGCTCTACCCTGCCACCGGCCACGAGTCCCTCTGCCCAGGAGTCCTACAGCCAGTACCGTGAGTAGCCATAGCCTGCAGCGAGGGGCGGGGGACTCCTTCACAAAACAGTGAGGTGTGTGACACTCCCCCCCACTTCTCACTCCCCAGCTGTTCCTGACGTTTCCACCTACCAGTACGATGAGACATCTGGCTACTACTACGACCCCCAAACCGGCCTCTACTATGATCCCAACTCTCAGGTGATggggcagcctggggagggggtggggtctgCAGCCCCATCGTCTCAGTCCTCCCTCACACCCCTTCTCCCCCATCACCCCCAGTACTACTACAATGCCCAGAGCCAGCAGTACCTATACTGGGATGGGGAGAGGCGGACCTACGTTCCTGCCCTGGAGCAGTCAGCTGACGGGCATAAGGAGACAGGGGCACCCTCCAAGGAGggcaaagagaagaaggaaaagcacAAGACCAAGACAGCCCAACAGGTGAACACTAGGAGTCCAGCAGTCACTGTCTGTCTGTTAGGTGTCTTCTGGGCAGTATCTGTGCTTGAGAGAGACCCGGCTCCCAGTCTGGCTCTGCtctgtgctgtgtgaccttgagccaggGCTGTCTCCTTGGTACATGGCGGGGCTGCCCACCTTCCTGAGGTGGCCACTGCCATCCAAGTGCAGCCTATCCACTTTCCTGTCTCCTGGTGGGAACCTTTGTGCTGTTGGTGACAGTGTGGGCTGGTCTGGGCACACCTGAAGCCAGGCTAACCCTGCCTAGGGAAACAGAGGCACAAGTCTGCTCCTGTGGGTCCAGAACCCCACCTGACAGTGTGTATTCATTTGTCTGTATATACACATGCCAGAGAACTTCTTACAGGCTTATCAGGGGGTGGGCAGGAAAACAGCCATCGCAGTGTTCTGTGGTGGTGGGCAGTTGGAGGGAACCTCCATGTCTTGTCTGAGGAGGAAGAGTGTGACAGTCTGGGTGCAACACTTAGAAGCAAGAATTTCGTGTTCCCTTGACAGCCCAGTAAATTCTAAAACTGATGGTGTGCCTGGGTGGGGATTGGGCATTAATACGTAGAATCATACCTGGCATAGAATCATACCTGTTAATTAAAATTGTATGCAGAGCAAGCCATTCTATGCATTTCAGAATGATGAAAACTCATAGTGACCCTAGTAGCATGGACGCCTGTGAGGAGAATAGGGACACAGCCAGGGAGGGGCTTGCTGAGGAACACCAATGACAGGATGGCAGAGAAATGGGGACTTTaacctctgcctctccctccttccGCTTGAGGCTGCAGGGCAGGAAGGGGCGGGCTGCTACAAGGGCAGTGGTTGGAGTTGGTGACCCCAGCAGTTGGGAGATTCCTAGGAGGCTcacccccccaccaccctcaTCCCTAGATTGCCAAGGACATGGAACGCTGGGCCCGCAGCctcaacaaacaaaaagaaaacttcaaaaacaGCTTCCAGCCCATCAGCAACTTGCGAGATGATGAAAGGCGGGAGTCAGCCACCGCAGATGCAGGCTACGCCATCCTCGAGAAGAAGGTGTGTTGTGGCCGTCCATCTGTGCTCTGTCCCCAGGCTTGTCATCCCTTTGGTCCTTCTGTGGAGTCCCTGAATTTCCTTATCCCTCCACCCCTGgtgcttcagatggtaaagcatctgcctgcagtgcaggaggcacgggtcccatccctgggtcgggaagatcccctagaggagggcatggcaatccactccagtattcttgcctggagaatctcctggacagaggagcctggcgggctacagtccatggcgttgcaaagagtcagacatgacagaggaactaacacttccacttttccgCCCCAGGGAGCACTAGCCGAGAGACAGCACACCAGCATGGACCTCCCAAAACTGGCCAGCGATGACCGCCCAGTGAGTGCCTGGGGCAGAAAGAAGGGCGGGGGGCTGTGAACTAGCCAAGCCTGACCTCTTGCCTTCCCCTTTTCCAGAGCCCACCTAGGGGGCTGGTGGCAGCCTACAGCGGGGAGAGTGACAGTGAGGAGGAGCAGGAACGCGGGGGCCCAGAGCGGGAGGAGAAGCTCACCGACTGGCAGAAGCTGGCCTGTCTGCTCTGCCGGCGCCAGTTCCCTAGCAAGGAGGCGCTCATCCGGCACCAGCAGCTCTCTGGGCTCCACAAGGTGactgagggaggcctggcagggaaccccagcctggcctggcccGGCCGCTTCACTGTCCTCCTGTCCTCCTTTGCAGCAAAACCTTGAGATTCACCGGCGAGCCCACCTGTCAGAAAATGAGCTGGAGGCACTTGAGAAGAATGACATGGAGGTGAGGTGTGACCCACTCCGCGGCTCCATCCGTTGGTCCCTTGCCAAGCACCCCATCTGTCATGCAGGCAACTGGTGTGGGCAAGTTCCTCAGCTAGTTACAGTCTGGCTGCCATCAGCCACCTCACATCTGTCCCCATGCGCCAGCTTCTTCCCAACTACCCCATGCTGGCGGGCAGCTGGCAGCTACAGGACCTCAGACCTGTTAGCCAGATCTCATTCCCTgtgggcccccccaccccagctgtgcCCATGTTTCCTGCAAAGAGCTGTCAGCCCCTTGattctcacacacatacactgttGCAGCAAATGAAGTACCGGGACCGCGCAGCTGAACGCAGAGAGAAGTACGGcatccctgagccaccagagcccAAGAGGAGAAAGTACAGCGGCATGTCAGCGGCCTCTGTGTGAGTGCCCAGGGCCAGGTTGGGGGCATGGGTCCAGCAGATCTGCCGCTCACACTGTGCTCCTGTCCCCTACAGGGACTTTGAGCAGCCCACGCGGGATGGGCTGGGAAGTGACAACATTGGCAGTCGCATGCTCCAAGCCATGGGCTGGAAAGAGGGCAGTGGCCTGGGCCGCAAGAAGCAGGGCATTGTGACTCCCATTGAGGTGAGCCTGCTGGGTTCCCGTCCTCGTCCTCCAGCACTCTCCACTGTAGCCTTGGCTGACTAGCAGAGTCTGCTTTCCTCACACAGGCCCAGACACGGGTGCGGGGCTCTGGCTTGGGTGCCCGAGGCAGCTCCTATGGGGTCACGTCAACCGAGTCCTACAAGGAGACGCTGCACAAGACAATGGTGACGCGCTTCAACGAGGCCCAGTGAGCAGCTGCAAGACCTACTTAAACTTGCCATCAGGTGTCCAGCGTGGGGCGGGGGAAAATGAAATGTTGGGTGGTCAAAGCTAAGCCTTGCACCTGTCTAccagccctgctccccagccAGAGAAGCTGTGACCAAGTCAAACTTTGAGTTGCAGACTTTTATTGGAAAACTGGGCTGGAATCACTTCCTCGTTTTTGTAATAAAAGCTGAAAAGTCCGCAACTTGTGTCTCTTTCTCATGTCCCGGAGTGGTCTGTGGCCCATGCAGACATGGGACATAAACACAGATAGGCAAGGCTTTGTCAGGCTGAGGTGGGTGGCAGTGGTGGCATTCACAGTGTTTTTTATGGTAGCTCCCAGCTTGGTGAGGGTTGGGAGTAGGACATGGTG
Protein-coding sequences here:
- the RBM10 gene encoding RNA-binding protein 10 isoform X6; amino-acid sequence: MVVEAPAPFSSSPFCAGDRGRLGVGGSGFPGEGSAPGAFPLPLPRPFASSLGLGSCAHRLGQSWESWRRWRRAEVMSGSPPLTARAEKVSVDAGRGGGESLQEASPRLADHGGNTGGGWEVKRSQRLRRGPSSPRRPCQDMEYERRGGRGDRTGRYGATDRSQDDGGENRSRDHDYRDMDYRSYPREYGSQEGKHDYDDSSEEQSAEIRGQLQSHGIQAREVRLMRNKSSGQSRGFAFVEFSHLQDATRWMEANQHSLNILGQKVSMHYSDPKPKINEDWLCNKCGVQNFKRREKCFKCGVPKSAEAEQKLPLGARLDQQTLPLGGRELSQGLLPLPQPYQAQGVLASQALSQGSEPSSENANDTIILRNLNPHSTMDSILGALAPYAVLSSSNVRVIKDKQTQLNRGFAFIQLSTIVEAAQLLQILQALHPPLTIDGKTINVEFAKGSKRDMASNEGSRINAASVASTAIAAAQWAISQASQGGEGAWATPEEPTVDYSYYQQDEGYGGSQGTESSLYAHGYLKGAKGPGITGTKGDPAGAGPETSLEPGVDSVSLQAFSRAQPGATPGVYQQSAAEASGSQGAANSQSYTIISPAVLKSELQSPTHPSSTLPPATSPSAQESYSQYPVPDVSTYQYDETSGYYYDPQTGLYYDPNSQYYYNAQSQQYLYWDGERRTYVPALEQSADGHKETGAPSKEGKEKKEKHKTKTAQQIAKDMERWARSLNKQKENFKNSFQPISNLRDDERRESATADAGYAILEKKGALAERQHTSMDLPKLASDDRPSPPRGLVAAYSGESDSEEEQERGGPEREEKLTDWQKLACLLCRRQFPSKEALIRHQQLSGLHKQNLEIHRRAHLSENELEALEKNDMEQMKYRDRAAERREKYGIPEPPEPKRRKYSGMSAASVDFEQPTRDGLGSDNIGSRMLQAMGWKEGSGLGRKKQGIVTPIEAQTRVRGSGLGARGSSYGVTSTESYKETLHKTMVTRFNEAQ
- the RBM10 gene encoding RNA-binding protein 10 isoform X9, whose product is MEYERRGGRGDRTGRYGATDRSQDDGGENRSRDHDYRDMDYRSYPREYGSQEGKHDYDDSSEEQSAEDSYEASPGSETQRRRRRRHRHSPTGPPGFPRDGDYRDQDYRTEQGEEEEEEEEEEEEEKASNIVMLRMLPQAATEDDIRGQLQSHGIQAREVRLMRNKSSGQSRGFAFVEFSHLQDATRWMEANQHSLNILGQKVSMHYSDPKPKINEDWLCNKCGVQNFKRREKCFKCGVPKSAEAEQKLPLGARLDQQTLPLGGRELSQGLLPLPQPYQAQGVLASQALSQGSEPSSENANDTIILRNLNPHSTMDSILGALAPYAVLSSSNVRVIKDKQTQLNRGFAFIQLSTIVEAAQLLQILQALHPPLTIDGKTINVEFAKGSKRDMASNEGSRINAASVASTAIAAAQWAISQASQGGEGAWATPEEPTVDYSYYQQDEGYGGSQGTESSLYAHGYLKGAKGPGITGTKGDPAGAGPETSLEPGVDSVSLQAFSRAQPGATPGVYQQSAAEASGSQGAANSQSYTIISPAVLKSELQSPTHPSSTLPPATSPSAQESYSQYPVPDVSTYQYDETSGYYYDPQTGLYYDPNSQYYYNAQSQQYLYWDGERRTYVPALEQSADGHKETGAPSKEGKEKKEKHKTKTAQQIAKDMERWARSLNKQKENFKNSFQPISNLRDDERRESATADAGYAILEKKGALAERQHTSMDLPKLASDDRPSPPRGLVAAYSGESDSEEEQERGGPEREEKLTDWQKLACLLCRRQFPSKEALIRHQQLSGLHKQNLEIHRRAHLSENELEALEKNDMEQMKYRDRAAERREKYGIPEPPEPKRRKYSGMSAASVDFEQPTRDGLGSDNIGSRMLQAMGWKEGSGLGRKKQGIVTPIEAQTRVRGSGLGARGSSYGVTSTESYKETLHKTMVTRFNEAQ
- the RBM10 gene encoding RNA-binding protein 10 isoform X8, which codes for MVVEAPAPFSSSPFCAGDRGRLGVGGSGFPGEGSAPGAFPLPLPRPFASSLGLGSCAHRLGQSWESWRRWRRAEVMSGSPPLTARAEKVSVDAGRGGGESLQEASPRLADHGGNTGGGWEVKRSQRLRRGPSSPRRPCQDMEYERRGGRGDRTGRYGATDRSQDDGGENRSRDHDYRDMDYRSYPREYGSQEGKHDYDDSSEEQSAEIRGQLQSHGIQAREVRLMRNKSSGQSRGFAFVEFSHLQDATRWMEANQHSLNILGQKVSMHYSDPKPKINEDWLCNKCGVQNFKRREKCFKCGVPKSEAEQKLPLGARLDQQTLPLGGRELSQGLLPLPQPYQAQGVLASQALSQGSEPSSENANDTIILRNLNPHSTMDSILGALAPYAVLSSSNVRVIKDKQTQLNRGFAFIQLSTIEAAQLLQILQALHPPLTIDGKTINVEFAKGSKRDMASNEGSRINAASVASTAIAAAQWAISQASQGGEGAWATPEEPTVDYSYYQQDEGYGGSQGTESSLYAHGYLKGAKGPGITGTKGDPAGAGPETSLEPGVDSVSLQAFSRAQPGATPGVYQQSAAEASGSQGAANSQSYTIISPAVLKSELQSPTHPSSTLPPATSPSAQESYSQYPVPDVSTYQYDETSGYYYDPQTGLYYDPNSQYYYNAQSQQYLYWDGERRTYVPALEQSADGHKETGAPSKEGKEKKEKHKTKTAQQIAKDMERWARSLNKQKENFKNSFQPISNLRDDERRESATADAGYAILEKKGALAERQHTSMDLPKLASDDRPSPPRGLVAAYSGESDSEEEQERGGPEREEKLTDWQKLACLLCRRQFPSKEALIRHQQLSGLHKQNLEIHRRAHLSENELEALEKNDMEQMKYRDRAAERREKYGIPEPPEPKRRKYSGMSAASVDFEQPTRDGLGSDNIGSRMLQAMGWKEGSGLGRKKQGIVTPIEAQTRVRGSGLGARGSSYGVTSTESYKETLHKTMVTRFNEAQ